Genomic segment of Rhinoderma darwinii isolate aRhiDar2 chromosome 12, aRhiDar2.hap1, whole genome shotgun sequence:
TTGTGGTGGAATTTCAAGGTGGAATTCCACAAACCGTTGAGTGCAGTACAATGCTGGGGAAGGGGGGTATCAGCTTCACTGCGTGCGCTATATGTTGGGGATTTTCTTCCTgatttctgctgcagaattccccCATTGCAATGCAGACGGTAAAATCCGCAGCACAATCTGTATGTAGAATATAAGAACATAACTGCAATGGAAATGTTCCACAAGTGTGCACTTAGCATTAGTCACTCAGCAAATCTACACAGCACGTGGGACTATCCAAAACTATGCAAGGGTTAAATGTTATTTTAGTGTAAGGTCCACCTATATGCGAAACATGAGGAcgattattgttttttattcacgtCAGTTGAAACATTACATTGACTTTGTTATAATTTATTTGCAGAAAGTTATTTCTCCTGTGCCAACCACGGATTCACCGACATTGTACATTAGACTCTTCTgtgccccagctgctgcagaccacaatgcacacctcagctgctgcagaacctcataacacacacctcagctgctgcagaacctcataacacacacctcagctgctgcagatcacaatgcacacctcagctgctgcagaacctcataacacacacctcaaATTATACAGACCTTCTTTTCTTTATAGCATGAGAGAGAGCTTCATAGCAATTAATGGTGGGCAGTAATATCTCCCTCTCTCTTCATAAAGAGGTTCTGTAGCAGCTGAGGGGTGTATTATAAAGAACTATAAATTATAAACATCAGGAGTCTCTTAATTCTTTGACCTGTAGGAATGTACTCCACCTGCGGTGTTGTGAttgtggatcagtggttagcattattgccttgcagctctggggtCCTGGAATCGAATTCAACAAAGGACAACATGTGCATGGAGTTTGGTTGTTCTCcgtgtgtttgcgtgggttttctCCGGGTACTTCGGTTTCCtcacacactccaaaaacatcctGATAGTGTAATTTAAactttagattgtgagctccaatgGGGATGTGAGTGATGACCATTTCTGCACAGCGCCTCGGAATATGTTGGCTCTATATAAAATTAGGAAATAAAATTTGGTCATAGAACTCCTCGGTGACTAATATCATCTACAGTGGTAGAGGAATGACCGCGTATATTATTGGAGATGGTAAAATTGATTCACAAGGTTCTAGATTCACagttttggaaaaaataatttcggAAGATCTCTACTTCTtcatatcattattattattattattattattattatatattgcaTCATCATTTTTCAGACCATTATCATTGCTACATAACAAACTTTGTTTTAACAGTTACATAAGAGTAACATATATAGTAGAATAatgtcacaatctaggggtatgtggacccactaagccgctccaccgtagcagagaggcagctgaccaagtcacagtctatgcaacgtCTATACAAaagtttgtagcacaagggtaccggagatagtccagacagtagcagaggctttggcacggataggGCTAgacgtggcaggtagcgccagacatggtagatgataccaggagtggcagatgacaccagacgtggtgtataacagaaggcggcacaacacgactccaacactagaaaggttCAGAAACAAAACACAGCAtgagatacaggtagcagggcacgggaacactgggagcaggataacactaagggaccatttgcaatacgaacatatgGTAGACAACAACAGcgatcaggcaaggagtaaaaaggcagtgccctttttatagtccagggggatCTGGGAAATAATGAATTCTTTACATATGCCCTGTAAGGCTGGGAACCAGTGTGCGTACGCACCCTCGCGGATATTGCAGGACAGAGTGGCCGTATGCGCCGACGTTTCTGGGGAAGGAGACGTCGGCCAGAGGAGGAAGGTCGTggccgtcagcaggtaaggggaggcggcGGACTGCGGCCATTACAAATATCTAGTCCTATATGGCTCAAGGACAATCAATGGTCATTGACCCAACACCCAAATCAATAAACCAGTCTGTACTACAGAAGCCGGACAATGGCTCTACACAGAGGCGTATCCTGAAACATATTGCCTGACATGTACAACCTCCAGCAGAAATCATTCATCATCAATCAAGTAGCCCAAGAACAACGGATACCGAATGATGAACACTAGAAAAATCCACTCTCTCCAATCCTATTTCTGGCTGATATCTGTTAGTTATTATACTCCCCACTGGTGTCAGCTGTAGAGCATACCTCCTTGAGGGTTTAAGAGTGAAGAATGGAGAAATGGAGAGGGAtgaattcacacgcggcagacaTTTCTGTCACGGTCCCATTAATCTGGATGGAGCGGTTTTCATTTCATAACAATTTGTCAGGAAACCAATATTGTAcagcaaaaatataaaatgtgttcaCTTTACAAAGCAGTGACAGGAAATCAGGAACATTCAGTCTGATTGGACCTTCTATAGAAGAGTCAATGTTCTCCCGTTCACATGTACACAGCTCCCCTACTATTGAGGATTGACATTATATTTTCCGGATACTACCACAGTGGTTGGATGAATAGCAATGAAACGCACAGAGTTGAAGAGACGGCAAAGTTACTTAGTTGGAAAGCAGAAAGACTCTTCTAAGACGTCACTCCAATAAACTTTCTTTCTTACTTTTGTAGAGCTATTCACAATCCCAGAAATTAGAATGACCCCCGATGTATTGACAGAAGGGGATCCCGTGACCCTGACATGTGACACTCGTCTTAGTCCACACAGACGGACCACAGAGCTGCAGTTTACTTTCTACAGAGAAGTAGAGATCATTCAGGGGTATACTTCATCCAGTAAGTGTCTTGACCAGTCTGTTCAGTTGACAGATTCTGGTAGATATTTCTGTGAAGTTACAACATCAGACAATAGAGTAAAGAAGAGAAGTAATAGTTTCAATATTGCTATAATAGGTGAGAATGAGGGTTCACAACTTCCTAATGCAATTATATACTTGGAACAGTGAAGAAGGGCAATGAATGGTCTACAAGTCTCTCCAGTATTCACAGATAAAGTTCATCAAAAGAAgcctagatgctcatgacaagaacataggttTTGTCTCTATACAAATCAATGGTCAGAccccacatggaatattgtgtacaattttggacaTGGAAGAACTTGAGCGGGTGCAGAGAAGCACGACCAAGGGAAATACAgaaatgggtggattgcagtaccaagaaaagtCATCAAACTTGGggttaatttagaaaaaaactgtttTGAGGCGTtataattaaaatgtaaaaatatatgaaatggacagtacagagatttaTCCAAGGATATTTGTATAGGGGGAATCCTCTACCATTATCATCATAAatagggattctttactgtaagagtatTGAGAAGATGGAAATCACTGCCACAAGATGTTGTAATGGTTGTAAATTTTAACaatttcaagaagggccttgacacCTTTCTTGAAAGatgtaatattacaagttataagTACTAGATTATGGAGATGAGGCGTTGATCCAGGCATTGCTCTGATTGCAATAATTGGAGAAGGTAAATTATTTTTCTTTAGCTAGTATGGGGAAATTGGCATTCACTGCATAGGGGGTCtccccttcctctggatcaacacagtcAGAGTATAGGTTAGACTTCATGGGCTTGTGTCTTCTTTCAATCTTATCCCAAATAGAGGATAAAATCACAGACCACCCTGCTATCTGCAAGACTTTAATTCTGAAACGAACATTTTAGTAGGCAATTGGCAAAGGAAATTATAGGTCCATCTTTTCTTGACCTTCTCCATATTTGACTGGAGATAAGCCAAGGGGTGTTACATAGTTTAAGAGTCACTTAGAATAAATGGACGGAGATGCAGGAGTGGATTGGCCTAAGCTCTACCCCTTTTCCTAGTTTCACGTGTGCTAGCCCAACTTTTAGGAAGTGATGGATATCATGATGAATGTTGCTGGAATTTAATAGGCTGAGGGAGGAATTCAGGGAACCTTTAAGAACTGTTTTGTATAGACATGTTTTTCCCATTAAAGTCTTCCCTGCATTCTCGTACTGTTGGTAACcgtgaaaaaaaacctgttagtTCCATCGATTAAATATATCCCAGCAAATGTAAACAATCATtaacatattattattatgactatGTTCCTTTTCTAGAGCTGTTCACGACTCCAACAACAAGAGTAACTGCAAACCCAGTATTTGAGAGGGATAACATGACCCTAACATGTTCGACAAGTCTCCATCCTTCCAGACAGAACACACAACTGCGGTTTGCTTTCTATAGAGAAGAGTGGATTGTTCAAAAATTTAGTTCTAATGATACCTATGATGTCTACATTGTGCACCTGCAGAATTCTGGGAAATATTCATGTGCAGTAGAAACTACAGATGGAAAAGTAAGGAAGAAAAGTGCAGAGCAATCAATCCAGATAGAAGGTGAGTATAGACGATGGTTATGGATTCTACATATGAGAACTTTTCCTCTGCCTGGAGCATGCATGGATTTATGTTTGGGGAAAGTGGAATATcctaataaataatttattttcccatcagaGCTCTTCTCACATCCAGAGATTACTGTGACCAACAATTTAACAGTAGAAGGAGATCCCATGACCCTGACATGTAACACGACTCTTAGTCCATACATAAAGACTACAGAAGTGCAGTTTGCTTTCTACAGAGATGGACAGAAGGTTCAGGAATTTAATTCATCTAATAAGTATGAGGTTCAGTCCGCCCAGGAGGAGGATTCTGGGGATTATACTTGCGAAGTGAAAACCTCAACCACCACTACAATGAAGATTAGTAATGGGTTCATCATATTGGTACAAGGTAGGAATtctaaatgtaaaaatatattaaataaaacgTCACATTATTGGATATGGAACCACCCACGAGGTCTCGCCTTGTGAAAAGTTGTTTATGAATCAAAATAAAGTACAGTAACTTTTTGGAATTACTCTAAAACGTCATGATACATTGGAGACCACAGAATCACTAGTTTATTTTCCATCCTCATAAAATGCATGAGTTCTACGGACAACCAAACGATGCAAGAACTTGATGCAGGTCATAAAGTTTGGCCAAAACATCATCTGATCTAAAAGTATAGTTGTGACCAAATGGTTTCTAGGCATCATAGAGCGCTACATGTGACTGGCATAAGGGCCACCCAAAAAATGATGCGCCACTCAACAAGACAACATTTTGGACTCCTGCAGATAACAGCACACTCATATATTTCCCCTTAGggcggcaaaaaaaaaagtacagcacACATAGAACATTTTTATCATTGCTTTACAAACGGAATATTAATGACAACCTCTTACAGTCAGCTTAGCGGTTTCCTGCCAGGGGgtcattatttcatttttttccagagCTCTTCTCTCCTCCATTTTTGAAAGTATTTCCAGAGTTGGTCAATGAGGGCGATAATATGACCTTACGATGTGACACAAATCTTAGCGTACACAGACCTAGTACACAACTGCAGTATGCCTTCTACAGAGAAGGGAGCAAAGTTCAGGGATTCAACTTTTCTAATAAATATGAAGTTCAGGTCATTCAGTAGGAAAATTCttggactaaggcctcatgcacacgaccgtgctcgtaattacgactcgtaattacgagcacggccgggcgcggccggccacgggcagccggccgcttttccgagccgtgctgccattataaagtatagcagcacggcccgtaaaatagaaaaatagaacatgttctatttttttaacggcacgggcaccttcccgtgagaaaatgggaaggtacccgtggctaacagaagtctatgagcccgttattgcgggtcgtaattacgacccgcaataacaggtgtttttacggtcgtgtgcatgaggccttacacatgtAAGATAAAAACAGCAACCAGCAATGTAAAGGAGAGTAAGAAACTATACGTCCATATACAAGGTAATCATTGTCCTGTACTATTAACATTTGTGTCCGGTCAGAGCATTATCTAATGAGAATTCATCTCTCTCCGTAGGGTCAAATCATTTTTCTCTTATGACCATACTATCTATAAGTTTGGGGATGTCACTGCTCATCGTCATCATTTTGATTTTTCTGTGCATATACTATCAACGTCGGTCGTCCAATAATAAACGTCAGACGACAGGTAATAGAAAAGTCCATCATTTCAAttaattttttacttgtaaacgaTACTAAAGCTGAGGACATGGACTATGGAGTTTAGTTGACAACCACTTGGACAAATAGTCATTGAGCAACATACCAAGTTGTTACCAGTTGTAGAACCTCGAAAAAGATATTGACCAATATTTATATTCACCACGCAACAAAAAAGTCTAAGAGCAGACAATGATAAAGACTAAAGAAAATCTAAAGAATTTGATAGATTGTTCGGCAGATATCCATTAGGCATCTAAATTGGATGGGCTCATTTATGCAAAAACTTCACCTACAGTCAACCGGAATTGTTCATTATAACCAATGTCTATGGTCAGCTCAGGCTCGATGACCTTCTGATCAATTATAACTTCAAAGCTTATTGAATGGTTTCTTTTTCAGGCGGTGACAATGAATTCTCTACTGAAGCTGAAGTTAATTATGCGGTCCTGAACATAACTAGAAGCCAACAAAGTAAGTATTTTCAACACAAGTTTATCTACTACCAAGCACTAGGTTACTGCCTAAGAGAATCACACGGCCTCTGCTGGTTTGCCTTCTTCCCAAAGTGCATTCTGGTGCCACCTCTTACCTAGGTAAGCGACGCCCCTGGCAGTCCACATGATGCAAgcgaaaatgtgattcatcagatcaGGCCACCTTCTGCCATTCCTCCACGGTCCAATTCTGATGCTCACgcgcccattgtaggcactttcgtCGGTACACAGGGTTTAACACGGGCAGCCTGAATGGTCTGCGGCTACACAAGCCCCAAATTCAATGAGCTGTGATGCCCTGTGTGTTCTCGCATGTTTCCATCATAGCCAACATTACATTTTCCAGCagattgtgctacagtagctctttgcTCCACATGCACATCAATGATTCTTGGGCGCCCATAACCCTGTTACAGGTGCACCGGTTGTCCTTCTCTGGAAAAATATTAGAAAGTACTAAACACTGTATACCGGgaataccccacaagacctgccgttttggagatgctctgacccagttgcctagccatcacaatttggcccttgtaaaagttgctcagatccctacatttgcccatttttcctgcttcaacGAATCAACTTCAATAACAATTTACTtgttgcctaatatatcccacccttgACTGGCGCTATTATAAAGGAGATAATAAAGGTTATTCACTTCCCCTCTCAGTGGTCTTAATGTTACGGTTGATCGGTGTCTGTTCTCCTCTGTATAGTAAATATGTCCCAGTTAACCCAAAGGATTTACATTCACGAAAGgaaaaattgatgttttttttcttctgttcatCTTCTAGATAATTTGCCAGGAGAAAATGGATCTGTAAGTACTACAAATGACTGAACTTGAGAAAGATTTATATGGGGTAGTTTAGAAATcttaaagtgaatgatttttcttTCTTCCAATTTTAAGTGGTTTACATTTTTAAAGGTTtgcatatacatttttatagcgCACAGAGCTAAATTTTTCTGAAACAATTCTCCAGATTCCCTACGTAGACAGGGATTTAAAAGATAATATAAAGGCTGCCTGCAGCCAACACTATAGGGAGCTACGCAGTTTACTCCATATCGTATATACATTCTACTCAATAACAacgcagtatgcagtaagctctgtCTTGTGGGGGCTGCAGATGGAAAGCTTGTTGGTTtctttaaatctatgtctatgcagcgGATTTAAAGCTCTGTCAGAATTTCGTAGCTCCAACTGCTAGAAGATAATTTCAATAAATTAATCTCTACAGAATTTTCGACCGAGAAACAACATGATAAAAAAAGGTGGAAATTCTCTTTAAGCCCTATTTTAGGATGAAGTTAAATGGGAATACCATTTTAAATTACCTATTGACAAGTAATGTAGACCTGTTATAAGACAACTATGGTGGAGGTCTATGAGCTGGGACCACACTAATTTCCAGGACATGAGTTGTGGTGCTCAGTCACGTACAAAGTGGGTCCTCTAGGACTTGAAaacaccatggatttcaataatATGCCCTAAGAAATTAATATTTTCTCGATGCACATAAATTTCCACCAAAATAACAAGGTTAAAAAGGTTGTCCCATTAGGACATGCCCTGTCCATATGACCTATTGTGGCATAGAGACATCATAAAGTGGggttttctacatgtgaacccTCAATATGTGCCAGAAGGGAGAACCGCTCTGTGAGAGAGGCTCCAGCTCTGGTGCACCCAGCgcgtccatgcattacacggacggccattcatttgaataatctgcatgtaatgctacatttcctcaGGAGAAAACAGTTGATTACTCAGGGTGAGAGAAGCTGAACCTGCGGTGATTAGTcggcttctttttaaaaaaacggtTGTCTCCAAAAGATTATATTTAATAATACACTTTACGCCTGTAATTTTATTCTCAAAGACCTTAGCCCGGCTCGCTTCTCTAATGAATGTATTTCATTTCTGCATTAGAACGTTGTCTATGGTGTAGTAAAGTCCAAGACGAAACAAGTCAAAACTTCTCAAGAAATGCCTGAAACCTCAACCGACATCTATCAAAATATCAGCTCCCACCGATGAAATTATATCCAAATGTGATCATCATGAATAAAAAGCGCTGGAATATATTAGCTGCAAATCCCTAACATTGATGAACATGACcagaacatagttttacccttatATAAATCACTATCTATATCACAAGAAAGAGGTCTTAGGTTCAATCTACTTACTATGTACAACAATAatagtggtcaatacagagatctagAATGAATGGCCACTTTTTATAGACACCTGTCCTTTTACCCAGGTGTGAACAGATCCGGCTGGTGGAGGTGGTGCAATGGTGTGAAGAATATTTTTCTTGGCACACCCATGGTTTTCCCGATACCTGTGATTTGATGTTTGAAAAGTaggcttacctaagcattgtggccgaccaagttctTCCCTTAATGGCAGCGAAAACTGCGAAAAGCAATCATGTCATTTGGCATGAACAACACCCCAAATGActgaaaaaaaatccaaaacgGCAGATAAGCTTTTCCACACGTTTTCCCATTGGTTAGCATCTGTCACTTTCGTTTGCGACACAAAAAGTCGCCACCCGTCAGCAAAAAAATAGTTCAAACAGGCCTCCTTGGACATtcaaaatctctagtgtatggctAGCGTTAGGCTTGGAGAGGACTGATCAGTAGGAGAGTTAAATAATACTCTGCTGGTCATACACCTAAAATGTAAAGTTTCAGCCAACGGCtgacaaaaaattaaaatttgaCTAATCACTTTTTCGTCAGACATCGGTTGGTCATCGTTCGCGTAAAATTTAAATTCGATGATTGGATAATTTcgtaggacattcttttgtgtatgATAAGCTGCACAATCCCTGGAGCAGATTGCTTTCCACTTCATTAAAGGGATTGGCACTTTACATATAATGTTTTATAAACAGTGGATAAGGGATATTTATGGCGGTTATTGATATACTGTGGTCAGAAGTTCTAcccagttttatttatttttgtagaaCCGCCCTTTGGTTATCCAGGTCTCCTCCATGCATAGCCCCTCTGCTCTCATCTTGAAAATGACAACTGATGAAGGGGCGCATGCTGTGAACCCGTCCATCAGTTCTCTCTCATTGTAATGCATTGTTTCTGCAGTAGTTTTCTGGTGCGCAAGCGCGGATGAAGGTATTATACGAGGCTTTCATTTGTGCATGCACAAGGAAACTAGCACAGGCGCAGTGAATTATAATGGAAGACGCAGATACGCGGGGTGTAACGGCTGCCATGTCATTCCCCGCCTCTTCTAAAGTCTCTGCTCGTccagagctccacttacccgatccggacgctctgctggctctgGGCGGGGTCAGGTAAGTGCTTCTCTAACCTCCCTCCGCGGTCGTCATCCATGATGTatacggctgcagccactagagggcgcgcgttgacacttcccttcttaaagggccagcgcgtgccaaaattcccatacttcctatttaaggatcctccttcctctgAATCTTTAATTGTTCAATCAAGTTCCCCGTGAGCTACCCTGTACCCAGTTTCCCTGTTACCTTCCCTTCTGCGTttatctggatttcccgttgtgacctctgcctgtactTGACAATCCTTGCCTGCcgtctgccttgacctattgctatcgatacatgttacgacgtctgctgcctgtcctgacatcTGGCCTATACATCCAACTGCCTCtaaaacctgctgtgccaagcgttgccctgggttaaaAGCACCATCTCctggacgacacagaggatccacaaacaaaccggtgagaaccgttatacggGGTCAAGCGCCCCTCCACCAACAGTATTTCTTGGGACAAGAGGGGAGGGCAGACTGGAGACAGATAACAAGGGGAGAGCACTTCAAAATTAAACAAAACGGCGCAGAACATCTGACCGCAGTATGTTTGTAAGTGGCATATATCCCCCTTATCCACTATTTAGAAAACATTAAATATAAAAgcgccaacccctttaaatacatttgGCACTTGGCTGGTCATTCAGCTGGGTGTCTCACAGTAAGTGACATTATCTCGCCTATGAAGTGAACTCACCAGTAACATCATGAGGTCCATAGCAGTGTCATGGTGCAACACAAAGAACATGATTAGGTTATCCCAGTTAATATTTCTTGAAAATAGCCATGTCAGGTTCTTCATTGGATGCATCTGGTCTTTTCGGCAGTCGAATCACATACAAAAACGACTTGTTTGTCTTACTCTGCCATAAACACGCATGCCCAGGTGCAGAGGTTGGATGAAGGCCTCTGAAGGCATCACGGACTCCTGTAAAGGCACTGTCACGCTTCATAATCAGTATCATGCGTATTCCTACTAATAAGACTTAACTCGCTTCACTTTCATACCGCAGCTAGTAACAGCTTCAGGACCGTCCTGGAACCGTCCTGAGTTATAGGCTCTTATCCTGCTAACTCTATGTCCTGGACTCCCCTAACTTGCCTCCACTACCCCGTGTTTCCGATGACCCTTTTCAACACGCAAGCATCTAATACGCTGATGGCTGTGGCACGTATGCCTATTTACTAATAACTATGTCCCATGGAGCATCATATTCTACTGTCATGTTCTAAACTGTTCCTGTCCTGGGCAGAGCTTCGTTGTCGCAAGATGCAATATGGCTACTACATAGTTGTAACAGTGAGGAATACATGCAAACATTGTGATAGCAGATTTTTCATTTGTGATTTGTGCAGTTTTCTTTTAAGACCA
This window contains:
- the LOC142665142 gene encoding high affinity immunoglobulin gamma Fc receptor I-like → MTCDVGFTIGQGVNYRWYKDDYQVHDGTFYTIQNAELSQSGSYQCQPGTGERSDPVRLEVSDAWVILQTPLYVYEGDELKLRCHHYPGYYGGQTIFYKYKRLIRDWRDNEELYIGNVDRTTAGTYTCIKQVHYQLSYHQHADEVFVSVQELFTTPTTRVTANPVFERDNMTLTCSTSLHPSRQNTQLRFAFYREEWIVQKFSSNDTYDVYIVHLQNSGKYSCAVETTDGKVRKKSAEQSIQIEELFSHPEITVTNNLTVEGDPMTLTCNTTLSPYIKTTEVQFAFYRDGQKVQEFNSSNKYEVQSAQEEDSGDYTCEVKTSTTTTMKISNGFIILVQGSNHFSLMTILSISLGMSLLIVIILIFLCIYYQRRSSNNKRQTTGGDNEFSTEAEVNYAVLNITRSQQNNLPGENGSNVVYGVVKSKTKQVKTSQEMPETSTDIYQNISSHR